The Cervus canadensis isolate Bull #8, Minnesota chromosome 29, ASM1932006v1, whole genome shotgun sequence genome includes a window with the following:
- the LOC122431145 gene encoding olfactory receptor 8B12-like — MAADNTSSVIEFILTGLTDQAQLKIPLFFLFLSFYVVTVVGNLGLITLIGLNSHLHIPMYFFLFNLSFIDFSYSTTLTPKMLMGFVSEKNIISYAGCMTQFFFFCFFVFSESYILSAMAYDRYVAICKPLVYTVTMSPQVCLLLLLGVYGMGVFGAVAHMGNILFMTFCGDNLVNHYMCDIIPLLELSCNSSYINLLVVFIVVTIGIGVPIVTIFISYGFILSNILHISSTEGRSKAFSTCSSHIIVVSLFFGSGAFMYLKPPSILPLDQGKVSSVFYTAVVPMLNPLIYSLRNKDVKVALKKTLSIKIFS, encoded by the coding sequence ATGGCTGCAGATAACACCTCCTCTGTGATAGAGTTCATCCTCACAGGCTTAACAGACCAGGCACAACTCAAGATCCCCCTCTTCTTCCTGTTTCTGAGTTTCTATGTAGTCACCGTAGTGGGGAACCTGGGTTTGATAACCTTGATTGGACTGAATTCTCACCTTCATAttcccatgtactttttcctcttcAACCTGTCCTTCATAGATTTTAGTTATTCCACTACCCTCACCCCTAAAATGCTGATGGGTTTTGTCTCAGAGAAGAACATCATTTCCTATGCAGGGTGTatgactcaattttttttcttctgtttctttgtcttttctgaatCCTACATCCTGTCAGCGATGGCATATGACCGCTATGTCGCCATCTGTAAGCCACTGGTGTACACGGTCACCATGTCTCCTCAGGTGTGTTTACTCCTTTTGTTGGGGGTCTATGGGATGGGAGTGTTTGGGGCTGTGGCTCATATGGGAAACATACTGTTTATGACCTTCTGTGGTGACAACCTTGTCAATCACTATATGTGTGACATCATTCCCCTCCTTGAGCTCTCCTGTAACAGTTCTTACATAAATTTGCTGGTGGTCTTTATTGTTGTGACTATTGGCATTGGGGTGCCCATTGTGACCATTTTTATCTCTTATGGTTTTATTCTTTCTAACATTCTCCACATCAGCTCCACTGAGGGCCGATCCAAAGCCTTTAGTACATGCAGTTCCCATATAATtgtggtttctcttttctttggatCAGGAGCTTTTATGTACCTCAAACCACCTTCTATTTTACCCCTTGATCAGGGGAAAGTGTCCTCTGTATTCTATACTGCTGTGGTGCCCATGCTTAACCCGTTAATCTATAGCCTGAGGAATAAGGATGTGAAAGTTGCCCTGAAGAAAACCTTGAGCATAAAAATCTTCTcttga
- the LOC122431186 gene encoding olfactory receptor 145-like codes for MAEANTSSVTEFILAGLTDQPELQIPLFFLFLCFYMVTVVGNLGLITLIGLNSHLHIPMYFFLFNLSFIDFSFSTAIVPKMLTSFISEKNFISYAGCMTQLFFFCFFVFSESFILSAMAYDRYVAICKPLVYTVTMSPQILLLGEHLRDASLGSSQTLICIYM; via the exons ATGGCCGAAGCGAACACCTCCTCTGTGACAGAGTTCATCCTCGCAGGCTTAACAGATCAGCCAGAACTCCAGATCCCCCTCTTCTTCCTGTTTCTGTGTTTCTACATGGTCACTGTAGTGGGCAACCTGGGCTTGATAACCTTGATTGGACTGAATTCTCACCTTCATAttcccatgtactttttcctcttcAACTTGTCCTTCATAGATTTTAGTTTCTCTACTGCCATCGTCCCTAAAATGCTGACAAGTTTCATCTCAGAGAAGAACTTCATTTCCTATGCAGGGTGTATGACTCagctctttttcttctgtttctttgtcttttctgaatCCTTCATCCTGTCCGCAATGGCATATGACCGTTATGTCGCCATCTGTAAGCCACTGGTGTACACGGTCACCATGTCTCCTCAG aTACTTCTCCTAGGAGAGCACCTGAGGGACGCGTCTTTGGGTTCCAGCCAGACCttgatatgtatatacatgtaa